Proteins encoded by one window of Ramlibacter tataouinensis:
- a CDS encoding response regulator, whose amino-acid sequence MFEDRVSHREGRSTPAASHFPRQPAPPAPLAPAPQRHAGAGMRRVLVVEDNPDGLETLLALLGMLGHEVAGAADGAQALEQAIAFQPDVVLLDLGLPVLDGFEVARNLRRDPRAEGVFIAALTGWGADGDRQRTAEAGFDAHLTKPVELDALEAVLAGSTVRGKR is encoded by the coding sequence ATGTTCGAGGATCGCGTCTCTCACCGCGAAGGCAGGTCGACCCCGGCGGCCTCCCACTTCCCGCGCCAGCCGGCACCGCCCGCGCCCCTCGCGCCGGCCCCGCAGCGGCATGCCGGCGCCGGCATGCGCCGCGTGCTGGTCGTCGAGGACAACCCCGACGGGCTGGAGACGCTGCTGGCCCTGCTGGGCATGCTGGGCCACGAGGTCGCCGGTGCCGCCGACGGCGCACAGGCGCTCGAGCAGGCCATCGCCTTCCAGCCCGATGTCGTGCTGCTCGACCTCGGCCTGCCGGTGCTCGACGGCTTCGAGGTCGCGCGCAATCTGCGCCGCGACCCGCGCGCCGAAGGCGTCTTCATCGCGGCGCTGACCGGCTGGGGGGCCGACGGCGATCGCCAGCGCACCGCCGAGGCCGGCTTCGACGCCCACCTGACCAAGCCGGTGGAACTGGACGCGCTCGAGGCCGTGCTGGCCGGCAGCACGGTGCGCGGCAAGCGCTGA
- a CDS encoding hybrid sensor histidine kinase/response regulator has translation MPSSPSPPPGRSSLQALRWLPWLCLLLPLLAWASVGVHRYQQMRSETEVRLDRALRIASEHALRVMDTTESLLARVVDIAARPGLHVEHQQAGVHALLSAMAQNKPQLQSILVFGTDGRPLVSSRLYPAPPIDASDRDYFRWHQQGRGGVYVSRPLVSRVTGESFFDVSTARRQPDGSFGGVVSIRLLTDYFEQFHRDLAADEPGLAINLLREDGLVFTRWPVLRDAPERLAHNSPVMSRIRAGARAGTLHGVSSIDGRPRLLAFRRVGDYPIYLGTGMDTLEIRKRWLREMGWLAAFGAPPAVALFLAVRLALRRSGDALASAHRLQQETEARRRVEEALLQAQKLEALGRLTGGVAHDFNNALMVISNNLLLLRMKQPPSDGPYLDSIRRVASATKLTRQLLAFSRRQALVPEQVRLQERLPAIRDLLGPVLGSRTRLEITVEPDTRPIRVDAAEFELALLNLAINARDALEQDGLLALCARNAGPGELPPLVQGPLVMVEVADNGRGIPRDVLDRVFEPFFTTKPVGEGTGLGLSQVYGLAQRAGGTATVASEPGRGTQVRMFFPPDERPPPKDDTLPSLGRALALQVLMVEDNAEVAAALAPVLEALGCRVTHFDRAGAALAWLAAQERLPDVLLTDVVMPGEMDGVALARAVRQRWPSLRVIVMTGYAEQLDVIAQQGFDILPKPCTPEMLVQTLGRGAAAT, from the coding sequence TTGCCCTCATCGCCGTCGCCGCCTCCCGGGCGGTCGAGCCTGCAGGCGCTGCGCTGGCTGCCCTGGCTGTGCCTGCTGCTGCCCTTGCTGGCCTGGGCCAGCGTCGGCGTCCATCGCTACCAGCAGATGCGCAGCGAGACCGAGGTGCGGCTGGACCGCGCGCTGCGCATCGCCAGCGAGCACGCGTTGCGCGTGATGGATACCACCGAGTCGCTGCTGGCGCGGGTGGTGGACATCGCGGCCAGGCCGGGGCTGCACGTCGAGCACCAGCAGGCCGGCGTCCATGCGCTGCTGAGCGCCATGGCGCAGAACAAGCCGCAGCTGCAGAGCATCCTGGTGTTCGGCACCGATGGCCGGCCGCTGGTGAGCAGCCGCCTGTACCCGGCCCCGCCGATCGATGCATCCGACCGCGACTACTTCCGCTGGCACCAGCAGGGACGCGGCGGGGTCTATGTCTCGAGGCCGCTGGTCTCGCGCGTCACGGGGGAATCGTTCTTCGACGTCAGCACCGCGCGCCGGCAGCCGGACGGCAGCTTCGGCGGCGTGGTGTCGATCCGGCTGTTGACCGACTATTTCGAGCAGTTCCACCGCGACCTGGCCGCCGATGAGCCGGGCCTGGCGATCAACCTGCTGCGCGAGGACGGCCTGGTCTTCACGCGCTGGCCGGTGCTGCGCGATGCACCGGAGCGGCTGGCGCACAACAGCCCGGTGATGTCGCGCATCCGCGCCGGCGCCAGGGCCGGCACCTTGCACGGGGTCTCGTCGATCGACGGCCGCCCGCGGCTGCTGGCGTTCCGCAGGGTCGGCGACTACCCGATCTACCTGGGCACCGGCATGGACACGCTGGAGATCCGCAAGCGCTGGCTGCGCGAGATGGGCTGGCTGGCGGCCTTCGGCGCGCCGCCGGCAGTGGCGCTGTTCCTGGCGGTGCGGCTGGCGCTCCGCCGCAGCGGGGATGCGCTGGCAAGCGCGCACCGGCTGCAGCAGGAAACCGAGGCGCGCCGGCGGGTCGAGGAGGCGCTGCTGCAGGCGCAGAAGCTGGAGGCGCTGGGACGCCTGACGGGCGGCGTGGCGCACGACTTCAACAACGCGCTGATGGTGATCAGCAACAACCTGCTGCTGCTGCGGATGAAGCAGCCCCCCTCCGACGGGCCGTACCTCGATTCGATCCGGCGCGTCGCTTCCGCCACCAAGCTCACCCGCCAGTTGCTGGCGTTCTCGCGCCGCCAGGCGCTGGTGCCCGAGCAGGTGCGGCTGCAGGAGCGCCTGCCCGCCATCCGCGACCTGCTGGGCCCGGTGCTGGGCAGCCGCACCCGGCTGGAAATCACGGTCGAGCCGGACACCCGGCCGATCCGCGTCGATGCGGCCGAGTTCGAACTGGCCCTGCTCAACCTGGCGATCAATGCGCGCGACGCGCTCGAGCAGGACGGCCTGCTCGCGCTGTGCGCCCGCAACGCCGGCCCCGGCGAGCTGCCGCCGCTGGTGCAGGGCCCGCTGGTGATGGTGGAGGTGGCCGACAACGGCCGCGGCATTCCGCGGGACGTGCTCGACCGCGTGTTCGAGCCGTTCTTCACCACCAAGCCGGTGGGCGAGGGCACCGGCCTGGGCCTGAGCCAGGTCTATGGCCTGGCCCAGCGCGCCGGCGGCACCGCCACCGTTGCCAGCGAGCCAGGCCGGGGCACGCAGGTGCGCATGTTCTTCCCGCCCGACGAGCGCCCGCCGCCCAAGGACGACACGCTGCCCTCGCTCGGGCGGGCCCTGGCGCTGCAGGTCCTGATGGTGGAGGACAACGCCGAGGTGGCGGCGGCGCTGGCGCCGGTGCTGGAGGCGCTCGGCTGTCGCGTCACGCACTTCGACCGCGCCGGGGCCGCGCTCGCCTGGCTGGCGGCGCAGGAGCGCCTGCCCGATGTGCTGCTGACCGACGTGGTCATGCCCGGCGAGATGGATGGGGTGGCCCTGGCGCGCGCGGTGCGCCAGCGCTGGCCGTCGCTGCGGGTGATCGTGATGACCGGCTACGCGGAACAGCTCGACGTCATCGCGCAGCAGGGCTTCGACATCCTGCCCAAGCCGTGCACGCCCGAGATGCTGGTGCAGACGCTCGGGCGCGGTGCCGCCGCAACGTGA